CCCACGCGCAGCCCCTGGCCATCATCGGTAGCAACACCTCGTCCTTGCGCCTCACCACCCTGGCAGAGGCCCTGGAAGGTACCGAGCGTTTCGTGGGGCTGCATTTCTTCAGCCCCGCGAACGTGATGAAGCTGGTGGAAATCGGCCCCATCGCGGCCACCTCGCCGGACGTGGTGGAGACGATGCGGAGCTTCTGCCAACACATCGGCAAGGTTCCGGTAGAGGTGGGGGACCACCCCGGCTACCTCGTCAATCGCCTGCTCGTACCCTACATCCTGCACGCCATCGAGACCTTGGAAGAGGGCGTCGCCGGACCCGAAGCCATCGACACGGCGATGAAGCTCGGTTGCGCGCATCCCATGGGTCCTTTGGCGTTGGCGGACCACATCGGCTTGGACGTGGTGTTCGCCATGAGCAAGAACCTGTACGCGGAGCTCGGCGATCCGCGCTATCGCTGCCCCACCCTGCTCCGCCGTCTGGTGCTGGCGGGCAGCCTGGGCAAGAAGACCGGCGCGGGCTTCTACCTGTACGAGGCCGAGCGGACCCGGGAAAATCCCAGCCTGTTCGACTTCGACCGCCCTAGCTCCCCGGTGAGCCGCGGGGCCAGCCCCGCAGCCTGAAGATTTCCGTGGAACGGCGGCGCGGTTCGCGCTAAAGACCGCGCCGCTATGGGAACCCCGCAAGATCCTCGTGCTCGTCGTCGCCAGCGCAAGCGTCGGGCCAAGAAGAACCTGGAGTGGGAGCTGAAGCGCGCGGCCGAGAACGCCGAGGACGCGAAGCCGAAGGCCCCACCCAAGACCGCCACCTGATTCAGCGCGGCGCGAGCTGTGCCACGGCCGAGAGGCTGCTGGCTCCGGACGCGATCAGTCGGGACAGCTCCGCGCGCAGAGCGCTGGGGCCGCCGCGGTCGTCCACCCCGAGCTCGCCGTAGCGATGCGTGAATAGCCGGAGCGCCCACTGGGCGCTCTTTTCGATCCGGCGTGCCGACAGGTCCGCGATGTCGTCGCGGTGCTCGGCCAGCACCCTGACCAGCTCGTCGATACCCTCCCCGGTGAGCGTGGACGTGTGCACCACCGGCGGCGTGCGGGCCGTGCCCAGGGCTTCCAGAGCGGCGCGCAGCTCCGCCCCCGCCCGCGCGGCCACTTCGCCGAGGTCCGCCTTGTTCACGGCCAGCACGTCGGGGATCTCCAGGATGCCGGCCTTGATGAACTGCAGCATGTCGCCGCTCGCCGGCTGGATCACGAGCAGCACCGTGTCCGCCACGTGCTCGATGTCCGTCTCGCTCTGGCCCACGCCGGTGGTCTCCACCAGCACCCAGTCGTAGGCCGCGCTGAGCACGTCCACGGCGGCGCCCGCGGCGCGGGCCAGCCCTCCGAGATGCCCGCCGGATGCCATGGAGCGGATGAACACGTCGCCGTCGTCCGGATCGTGCACGATGCGCGCGCGGTCCCCGAGCAGCGCGCCGCCGCTGCGCGGGCTGGAGGGATCCACCGCGAGCACGCCCACGGAGTGCCCCTGGGCGCGCAGCGCGCGGCACAGCGCGCTCACCAGCGAGCTCTTGCCCACGCCGGGAGGCCCCGTGATGCCCACGCGACGACACGCGGCGACGTTCGGACTCTTCGCCAGGTTCGCGAGCAGGCTCAAGATCTTGGGCTCCTGCGCCGGACGCCGGTCCTCCACCAGCGAGATGGCGCGGGCCACGCTGACGGCGCTGCGCGTCGTCACACCGCGCGCGAGCTCGGTGACGTCCACGCTCACGCGGCGGTTCGCTCCACGATCTCGACCAGCTCCGAGAGCACGCGGGCGATCTCGTAGTCCTTCGGTGTGTACACCGCGGCGACGCCCGCGGCGCGCAGCTCCGCGGCGTCCGTCTCCGGAATGATGCCGCCGACGACCACGGGGACCTTCGCGCCGCGCTCGGCCAAGAGCGAGAGCGTCTGCCGCGCGAGCTCCATGTGGGCACCGGACAGAATGCTGAGCCCGACGAGGTGCACGCCTTCGTCCACCGCGGCGCGCGCCAAGTCCCGCGGCGTGGTGCGAATGCCCTCGTACACCACCTCGAAGCCCGCATCCCGCGCGCGCAGCGCGATCTGCTCGGCGCCGTTGGAGTGGCCGTCCAGACCCGGCTTGCCCACCAGGATCTTGGGGCGACGGCCGAGGGACTTCTCGAGCTTCGCCACCCGCTCGCGCAGCGCCGCGTAGCTGTCCCCGAGCTCCGGCGTGCGCGCCCCGCCCACGCCCGTCGGCGCGCGGTACTCACCGAACACGCGCCGCAGCGTGTCGCCCCACTCCCCGGTGGTGACGCCGGCCTTGGCGGCGGCAATGGAGGCGACCATCAGGTTGTCGTCGCTCCGTGCCGCGCGCTCGAGCTCCTCCAGAGCGCGCTTCACGGCGTCGTCGTCGCGCCGCTTGCGCCAGGCCTCCACGGCAGCGATGCGCTGCTCCTCTGCCTTTTCGTCGACCCGCAAGATGGCGTCGGCACCGCCCAGCGGGCTCTCGGCGGTGTCGGTGAAGCGGTTGACGCCCACCACCGTCTGCTCGCCACGCTCGATCGCCGCGATGCGCGCGGCGTTGGAAGCGACCAACCGCTCCTTGATGGTGCCGCTGTCGACCGCCGCCACGCCTCCGCCGCGAGAGAGAATGCCCTCGACCTCGGCCCACGCCGCGTCGGCCAGCTCCCGGGTCTTCTTCTCGATCACCGGCGAGCCGTCGAACAGATCGCCGTACTCGAGCAGATCCGTCTCCAACGCCAGGATCTGCTGCGCTCGGAGGGACAGTTGCTGATCCCAGGGCCGCGGCAGACCGAGCGCCTCGTTCCACGCCGGCAGCTGGATGGCCCGCGCCCGCGCTTTCTTGCTCAGGGTCACCCCCAGCATCTCGAGCACGATGCGCACGATGTTGTTCTCGGGCTGCGCCTCGGTGAGACCCAGGGAGTTCACCTGCACGCCGTAGCGAAAGCGCCGGAGCTTCGCATCCTGCACGCCGTAGCGCTCCTTGCCCAGACGATCCCACAGCTCCACGAACGCGCGCTCCTTGCAGGCCTCCTCCACGAAGCGCAGGCTGGAGTTCACGAAGAACGAAAGCCGCCCGAACACCTGCGCCAGCCGATCCCCGTCTACGCCCCGGGCGCGAACCGTGTCCAGCACGGTGATGGCCGTCGTCAGCGCGTAGGCGATCTCCTGCTCCGGCGTGGCTCCCGCTTCTTGCAGGTGATAGCTGCAGATGTTGATCGGGTTCCACTCCGGCACGTGCTCCACGGTGAACTGGATCACGTCCGCGGTGAGCCGCAGGCTGGGTCCGGGCGGGAACACGTAGGTCCCCCGAGACAGATACTCCTTGATGATGTCGTTCTGCGTGGTGCCACGGAGCAGCTTCACGTCCGCGCCCTGCTTCTCCGCGGTGGCCACGTACAGCGCGAGCAGCCACGCGGCGGTCGCGTTGATGGTCATCGAGGTGTTCATCTTCTCGAGCTCGATGCCGTCGAACAGCGCTTCGAGATCCCCGAGGTGTGCGATGGGCACTCCGGTGCGCCCCACCTCCCCGCGCGAGAGCACGTGGTCCGGGTCGTAGCCCGTCTGCGTCGGCAGATCGAAGGCGACGGACAGGCCGGTCTGACCCCGCGCCAAGTTCTGGCGGTACAGGGCGTTGGAGGCTTCCGGGCTCGAGTGCCCGGAGTAGGTCCGCATGATCCAGGGGCGGTCTTTGTCGGCCATGGCGCCCGAATACTCCCCTCCGCGGGCGCTTTCGGCAACGTCCCGTTCCGCCCGTTTGCACTCCACGCTGTCGTCCGGCAGTTTTGCCTCGTGGACCACTCCGGCCCGTATCGCAAGGCGCCCCCCTCGCTCCGGCCTCGTCCGGGCATCGTGGTGTGCCCCACCTGCGCCACGGAGCTCGCCGGGGAGCCCCGTCAGTGCGGAACCTGTGGCTCCCCCATCGCCATCGTGCGCTGCGGCGAGTGTTTCCACATGAACCTGCCGAGCTCGGCGCTGTGCACCGGCTGCGGTCGCGAGCTCGGCCTCGAGCCCGTCGGCGAGCCGGACCGTCTCGATTGCCCCGACTGCAAGCGTCCCTTTTCCGCCTTTCACGGAGTCGGAGGCTTGCTGCGAGACTGCGAGGACTGCGGCGGTCAGTTCGTGGAGCACGGCCTCCTGAAGGCGCTGCTCGAGCAGCGTGAGGTGTACGGCGCCGCGCCGCCGCGAAACCTGCCGCGCAGCAATCCGCTGGAACAACCGGTGCGCTACGTGCCGTGCCCGGTGTGCAACGAGATCATGTCGCGGCGAAACTTCGGGCGCACCAGTGGCGTGATCGTGGACGTGTGCGCCAAGCACGGCACCTGGTTCGACGCCGGAGAGCTGCCGCGGGTGCTGGCCTTCGTGGAGGCCGGCGGCCTGGCCATCGCGCGCCAGCGCGAGGCCGACGACGCCCGCGAAC
This window of the Polyangiaceae bacterium genome carries:
- a CDS encoding 3-hydroxyacyl-CoA dehydrogenase family protein, which encodes MVSEIQTVAVIGCGLMGTGIAQACVQSGLRTIAIKATGGDPSSARRRIERSLARAVDKGKLGAADRDRALELLEVTTELSRVAEADLIIESAAENVVAKQDLLRRIEAHAQPLAIIGSNTSSLRLTTLAEALEGTERFVGLHFFSPANVMKLVEIGPIAATSPDVVETMRSFCQHIGKVPVEVGDHPGYLVNRLLVPYILHAIETLEEGVAGPEAIDTAMKLGCAHPMGPLALADHIGLDVVFAMSKNLYAELGDPRYRCPTLLRRLVLAGSLGKKTGAGFYLYEAERTRENPSLFDFDRPSSPVSRGASPAA
- a CDS encoding protein meaA: MADKDRPWIMRTYSGHSSPEASNALYRQNLARGQTGLSVAFDLPTQTGYDPDHVLSRGEVGRTGVPIAHLGDLEALFDGIELEKMNTSMTINATAAWLLALYVATAEKQGADVKLLRGTTQNDIIKEYLSRGTYVFPPGPSLRLTADVIQFTVEHVPEWNPINICSYHLQEAGATPEQEIAYALTTAITVLDTVRARGVDGDRLAQVFGRLSFFVNSSLRFVEEACKERAFVELWDRLGKERYGVQDAKLRRFRYGVQVNSLGLTEAQPENNIVRIVLEMLGVTLSKKARARAIQLPAWNEALGLPRPWDQQLSLRAQQILALETDLLEYGDLFDGSPVIEKKTRELADAAWAEVEGILSRGGGVAAVDSGTIKERLVASNAARIAAIERGEQTVVGVNRFTDTAESPLGGADAILRVDEKAEEQRIAAVEAWRKRRDDDAVKRALEELERAARSDDNLMVASIAAAKAGVTTGEWGDTLRRVFGEYRAPTGVGGARTPELGDSYAALRERVAKLEKSLGRRPKILVGKPGLDGHSNGAEQIALRARDAGFEVVYEGIRTTPRDLARAAVDEGVHLVGLSILSGAHMELARQTLSLLAERGAKVPVVVGGIIPETDAAELRAAGVAAVYTPKDYEIARVLSELVEIVERTAA
- a CDS encoding zf-TFIIB domain-containing protein, with product MDHSGPYRKAPPSLRPRPGIVVCPTCATELAGEPRQCGTCGSPIAIVRCGECFHMNLPSSALCTGCGRELGLEPVGEPDRLDCPDCKRPFSAFHGVGGLLRDCEDCGGQFVEHGLLKALLEQREVYGAAPPRNLPRSNPLEQPVRYVPCPVCNEIMSRRNFGRTSGVIVDVCAKHGTWFDAGELPRVLAFVEAGGLAIARQREADDAREQARRDRLAAVQRQLEPLSAPASSWNRMENTRRGVELADAGVALFDFVSGLLK
- a CDS encoding ArgK protein, encoding MTTRSAVSVARAISLVEDRRPAQEPKILSLLANLAKSPNVAACRRVGITGPPGVGKSSLVSALCRALRAQGHSVGVLAVDPSSPRSGGALLGDRARIVHDPDDGDVFIRSMASGGHLGGLARAAGAAVDVLSAAYDWVLVETTGVGQSETDIEHVADTVLLVIQPASGDMLQFIKAGILEIPDVLAVNKADLGEVAARAGAELRAALEALGTARTPPVVHTSTLTGEGIDELVRVLAEHRDDIADLSARRIEKSAQWALRLFTHRYGELGVDDRGGPSALRAELSRLIASGASSLSAVAQLAPR